In Acropora muricata isolate sample 2 chromosome 11, ASM3666990v1, whole genome shotgun sequence, one DNA window encodes the following:
- the LOC136889854 gene encoding uncharacterized protein isoform X3: MMEIEERSSMGNASASFDGDKSGTEQKRARRTRSRHTSMLERLAPTPGYVDKTSVDVEGGSLAQRRTPRMASLNAAAKVNVFFEPSSPLAGRSLCEIQQHSNTAKRQPSRTSTDRRHSDRAENNNFRTDEYADLDVFVQGEVTSTCDALRSKDVISPHEFDNPEKVESNAHEHCDFYTNGHRGGKDKRKPEADSTSEDERNVKRIHLIEESGCFDGEELSGLDEGEMECDTTTDSPPKTMVDVCIQVDLPRPPVKHVRVLSVPIKGQLVTSGGAVPFTKSHLVTPVTPSKPPPELKVSKTATTKRTVGLNNQAMENVFVANDGPLAKFKAVGGLMDERSKAKKAKELTNKISTTCPATVTLKIPKINFAATSTSTMSAGRGRPAGNPLKNVHLKNLSVQLEKLAAERARAEPRMPKRTNGWMFIGEPLDKPYCYDETIVIRRYYSGVQRGDEIINVRDSVLLKSGTRKKDPPFVARVSGLWEEDEGPNAGEMMMSVFWYYRPEQTEVGRIPNFHGDVEVMASRHKDDNSVACIVDKCYVLSYPEYCRFRALNRLFREFREAPMSPVPPGESTKPGSVPHPRTDPNLVFFCRQVYDYRMGRIIKNPV; this comes from the exons ATGATGGAAATCGAAGAGAGATCCTCAATGGGAAATGCAAGTGCGTCATTTGACGGTGATAAGAGCGGAACGGAACAGAAGCGTGCGCGGCGAACGCGTTCACGTCATACGTCGATGTTGGAACGCCTGGCGCCTACACCGGGATATGTGGACAAGACGTCGGTTGATGTGGAAGGCGGTTCTTTGGCGCAGAGGAGAACTCCGCGAATGGCGAGTTTGAACGCCGCCGCGAAAGTAAACGTGTTCTTCGAGCCTTCGAGTCCCTTAGCGGGCCGAAGTTTGTGCGAAATCCAACAACACAGTAACACTGCGAAGAGGCAACCTTCGCGGACTTCAACCGATAGGAGACATTCGGACAGGGCAGAGAATAATAACTTCAGAACGGACGAGTATGCTGATTTGGATGTGTTCGTACAGGGCGAAGTGACTTCCACATGCGACGCCCTCAGGTCAAAGGACGTTATCAGTCCACATGAATTTGATAATCCGGAAAAAGTTGAAAGTAACGCCCATGAACATTGTGACTTTTACACTAACGGCCACAGAGGTGGAAAAGACAAAAGGAAACCAGAAGCCGATTCCACATCGGAGGATGAAAGAAACGTTAAGAGGATTCATTTAATTGAAGAGAGTGGATGTTTCGATGGGGAGGAGTTGAGTGGTCTCGACGAAGGCGAGATGGAATGTGATACAACGACTGATTCGCCGCCGAAGACAATGGTGGATGTTTGTATTCAAGTGGATCTGCCACGACCACCTGTCAAACACGTGCGAGTGCTTTCTGTGCCAATCAAAGGACAGCTTGTGACCTCAGGTGGCGCGGTTCCTTTTACCAAGAGCCACTTGGTGACGCCCGTCACGCCGTCTAAACCGCCTCCTGAATTAAAAGTGAGCAAAACTGCCACCACCAAGCGAACGGTGGGACTGAATAATCAGGCAATGGAGAACGTGTTTGTTGCAAATGACGGACCGCTTGCAAAGTTCAAAGCTGTGGGTGGCTTAATGGACGAGCGAAGTAAGGCAAAGAAAGCTAAAGAACTCACGAATAAAATTTCAACCACGTGTCCTGCCACTGTTACTTTAAAGATTCCTAAGATAAACTTTGCGGCTACATCCACCTCTACTATGAGTGCGGGACGCGGGCGTCCCGCGGGCAATCCGTTGAAAAACGTCCATTTGAAGAACTTAAGCGTTCAGCTCGAGAAATTAGCCGCCGAAAGAGCGCGTGCAGAACCCAGAATGCCCAAG AGAACCAATGGCTGGATGTTTATCGGTGAACCGCTGGACAAACCCTACTGTTAC GACGAGACAATTGTGATACGGCGATATTACAGCGGTGTTCAGCGTGGGGATGAGATCATCAACGTGAGGGATTCGGTTCTTCTAAAGTCAGGCACGCGTAAGAAAGATCCTCCATTTGTTGCGCGTGTTTCAGGACTCTGGGAAGAAGATGAAG GTCCGAATGCTGGCGAGATGATGATGAGTGTCTTTTGGTATTATCGTCCAGAACAGACTGAAGTCGGTAGAATCCCAAATTTTCATGGCGAT GTGGAAGTCATGGCGTCCAGACACAAGGATGATAACAGTGTGGCGTGTATTGTGGACAAATGTTACGTTCTAAGCTATCCCGAATATTGCAG ATTCCGTGCCCTCAACAGGCTCTTCCGGGAATTCAGGGAAGCCCCCATGTCTCCAGTTCCCCCAGGGGAAAGTACCAAACCTGGGTCAGTCCCTCACCCGCGCACGGATCCCAACCTTGTGTTCTTTTGCCGGCAAGTGTACGATTACCGTATGGGAAGGATCATAAAAAACCCGGTGTGA
- the LOC136889854 gene encoding uncharacterized protein isoform X1: MAATRRTADTRKLRGEMDSRQNSPRFIQTRSGRHLLQTSGHHSNESAAERKTARNSPRLFNNQKERIENGGNFIEWSHEHVLTAGGPVAKADSTQRVTADLQSESLAVNCIADLKQMMEIEERSSMGNASASFDGDKSGTEQKRARRTRSRHTSMLERLAPTPGYVDKTSVDVEGGSLAQRRTPRMASLNAAAKVNVFFEPSSPLAGRSLCEIQQHSNTAKRQPSRTSTDRRHSDRAENNNFRTDEYADLDVFVQGEVTSTCDALRSKDVISPHEFDNPEKVESNAHEHCDFYTNGHRGGKDKRKPEADSTSEDERNVKRIHLIEESGCFDGEELSGLDEGEMECDTTTDSPPKTMVDVCIQVDLPRPPVKHVRVLSVPIKGQLVTSGGAVPFTKSHLVTPVTPSKPPPELKVSKTATTKRTVGLNNQAMENVFVANDGPLAKFKAVGGLMDERSKAKKAKELTNKISTTCPATVTLKIPKINFAATSTSTMSAGRGRPAGNPLKNVHLKNLSVQLEKLAAERARAEPRMPKRTNGWMFIGEPLDKPYCYDETIVIRRYYSGVQRGDEIINVRDSVLLKSGTRKKDPPFVARVSGLWEEDEGPNAGEMMMSVFWYYRPEQTEVGRIPNFHGDVEVMASRHKDDNSVACIVDKCYVLSYPEYCRFRALNRLFREFREAPMSPVPPGESTKPGSVPHPRTDPNLVFFCRQVYDYRMGRIIKNPV, translated from the exons ACGCGCTCAGGAAGACATCTTTTACAAACAAGTGGGCATCATTCAAACGAATCAGCGGCCgaaagaaaaacagcaagaAATTCTCCGAGGCTATTCAACAATCAAAAGGAACGCATTGAAAATGGCGGGAATTTTATTGAATGGAGTCATGAGCACGTCTTAACAGCGGGCGGTCCCGTCGCGAAGGCAGATTCAACTCAGCGGGTCACAGCTGACCTACAGAGTGAGTCCCTTGCTGTTAACTGCATTGCTGATCTGAAACAGATGATGGAAATCGAAGAGAGATCCTCAATGGGAAATGCAAGTGCGTCATTTGACGGTGATAAGAGCGGAACGGAACAGAAGCGTGCGCGGCGAACGCGTTCACGTCATACGTCGATGTTGGAACGCCTGGCGCCTACACCGGGATATGTGGACAAGACGTCGGTTGATGTGGAAGGCGGTTCTTTGGCGCAGAGGAGAACTCCGCGAATGGCGAGTTTGAACGCCGCCGCGAAAGTAAACGTGTTCTTCGAGCCTTCGAGTCCCTTAGCGGGCCGAAGTTTGTGCGAAATCCAACAACACAGTAACACTGCGAAGAGGCAACCTTCGCGGACTTCAACCGATAGGAGACATTCGGACAGGGCAGAGAATAATAACTTCAGAACGGACGAGTATGCTGATTTGGATGTGTTCGTACAGGGCGAAGTGACTTCCACATGCGACGCCCTCAGGTCAAAGGACGTTATCAGTCCACATGAATTTGATAATCCGGAAAAAGTTGAAAGTAACGCCCATGAACATTGTGACTTTTACACTAACGGCCACAGAGGTGGAAAAGACAAAAGGAAACCAGAAGCCGATTCCACATCGGAGGATGAAAGAAACGTTAAGAGGATTCATTTAATTGAAGAGAGTGGATGTTTCGATGGGGAGGAGTTGAGTGGTCTCGACGAAGGCGAGATGGAATGTGATACAACGACTGATTCGCCGCCGAAGACAATGGTGGATGTTTGTATTCAAGTGGATCTGCCACGACCACCTGTCAAACACGTGCGAGTGCTTTCTGTGCCAATCAAAGGACAGCTTGTGACCTCAGGTGGCGCGGTTCCTTTTACCAAGAGCCACTTGGTGACGCCCGTCACGCCGTCTAAACCGCCTCCTGAATTAAAAGTGAGCAAAACTGCCACCACCAAGCGAACGGTGGGACTGAATAATCAGGCAATGGAGAACGTGTTTGTTGCAAATGACGGACCGCTTGCAAAGTTCAAAGCTGTGGGTGGCTTAATGGACGAGCGAAGTAAGGCAAAGAAAGCTAAAGAACTCACGAATAAAATTTCAACCACGTGTCCTGCCACTGTTACTTTAAAGATTCCTAAGATAAACTTTGCGGCTACATCCACCTCTACTATGAGTGCGGGACGCGGGCGTCCCGCGGGCAATCCGTTGAAAAACGTCCATTTGAAGAACTTAAGCGTTCAGCTCGAGAAATTAGCCGCCGAAAGAGCGCGTGCAGAACCCAGAATGCCCAAG AGAACCAATGGCTGGATGTTTATCGGTGAACCGCTGGACAAACCCTACTGTTAC GACGAGACAATTGTGATACGGCGATATTACAGCGGTGTTCAGCGTGGGGATGAGATCATCAACGTGAGGGATTCGGTTCTTCTAAAGTCAGGCACGCGTAAGAAAGATCCTCCATTTGTTGCGCGTGTTTCAGGACTCTGGGAAGAAGATGAAG GTCCGAATGCTGGCGAGATGATGATGAGTGTCTTTTGGTATTATCGTCCAGAACAGACTGAAGTCGGTAGAATCCCAAATTTTCATGGCGAT GTGGAAGTCATGGCGTCCAGACACAAGGATGATAACAGTGTGGCGTGTATTGTGGACAAATGTTACGTTCTAAGCTATCCCGAATATTGCAG ATTCCGTGCCCTCAACAGGCTCTTCCGGGAATTCAGGGAAGCCCCCATGTCTCCAGTTCCCCCAGGGGAAAGTACCAAACCTGGGTCAGTCCCTCACCCGCGCACGGATCCCAACCTTGTGTTCTTTTGCCGGCAAGTGTACGATTACCGTATGGGAAGGATCATAAAAAACCCGGTGTGA
- the LOC136889854 gene encoding uncharacterized protein isoform X2 codes for MQATKLFTGLTRSGRHLLQTSGHHSNESAAERKTARNSPRLFNNQKERIENGGNFIEWSHEHVLTAGGPVAKADSTQRVTADLQSESLAVNCIADLKQMMEIEERSSMGNASASFDGDKSGTEQKRARRTRSRHTSMLERLAPTPGYVDKTSVDVEGGSLAQRRTPRMASLNAAAKVNVFFEPSSPLAGRSLCEIQQHSNTAKRQPSRTSTDRRHSDRAENNNFRTDEYADLDVFVQGEVTSTCDALRSKDVISPHEFDNPEKVESNAHEHCDFYTNGHRGGKDKRKPEADSTSEDERNVKRIHLIEESGCFDGEELSGLDEGEMECDTTTDSPPKTMVDVCIQVDLPRPPVKHVRVLSVPIKGQLVTSGGAVPFTKSHLVTPVTPSKPPPELKVSKTATTKRTVGLNNQAMENVFVANDGPLAKFKAVGGLMDERSKAKKAKELTNKISTTCPATVTLKIPKINFAATSTSTMSAGRGRPAGNPLKNVHLKNLSVQLEKLAAERARAEPRMPKRTNGWMFIGEPLDKPYCYDETIVIRRYYSGVQRGDEIINVRDSVLLKSGTRKKDPPFVARVSGLWEEDEGPNAGEMMMSVFWYYRPEQTEVGRIPNFHGDVEVMASRHKDDNSVACIVDKCYVLSYPEYCRFRALNRLFREFREAPMSPVPPGESTKPGSVPHPRTDPNLVFFCRQVYDYRMGRIIKNPV; via the exons ACGCGCTCAGGAAGACATCTTTTACAAACAAGTGGGCATCATTCAAACGAATCAGCGGCCgaaagaaaaacagcaagaAATTCTCCGAGGCTATTCAACAATCAAAAGGAACGCATTGAAAATGGCGGGAATTTTATTGAATGGAGTCATGAGCACGTCTTAACAGCGGGCGGTCCCGTCGCGAAGGCAGATTCAACTCAGCGGGTCACAGCTGACCTACAGAGTGAGTCCCTTGCTGTTAACTGCATTGCTGATCTGAAACAGATGATGGAAATCGAAGAGAGATCCTCAATGGGAAATGCAAGTGCGTCATTTGACGGTGATAAGAGCGGAACGGAACAGAAGCGTGCGCGGCGAACGCGTTCACGTCATACGTCGATGTTGGAACGCCTGGCGCCTACACCGGGATATGTGGACAAGACGTCGGTTGATGTGGAAGGCGGTTCTTTGGCGCAGAGGAGAACTCCGCGAATGGCGAGTTTGAACGCCGCCGCGAAAGTAAACGTGTTCTTCGAGCCTTCGAGTCCCTTAGCGGGCCGAAGTTTGTGCGAAATCCAACAACACAGTAACACTGCGAAGAGGCAACCTTCGCGGACTTCAACCGATAGGAGACATTCGGACAGGGCAGAGAATAATAACTTCAGAACGGACGAGTATGCTGATTTGGATGTGTTCGTACAGGGCGAAGTGACTTCCACATGCGACGCCCTCAGGTCAAAGGACGTTATCAGTCCACATGAATTTGATAATCCGGAAAAAGTTGAAAGTAACGCCCATGAACATTGTGACTTTTACACTAACGGCCACAGAGGTGGAAAAGACAAAAGGAAACCAGAAGCCGATTCCACATCGGAGGATGAAAGAAACGTTAAGAGGATTCATTTAATTGAAGAGAGTGGATGTTTCGATGGGGAGGAGTTGAGTGGTCTCGACGAAGGCGAGATGGAATGTGATACAACGACTGATTCGCCGCCGAAGACAATGGTGGATGTTTGTATTCAAGTGGATCTGCCACGACCACCTGTCAAACACGTGCGAGTGCTTTCTGTGCCAATCAAAGGACAGCTTGTGACCTCAGGTGGCGCGGTTCCTTTTACCAAGAGCCACTTGGTGACGCCCGTCACGCCGTCTAAACCGCCTCCTGAATTAAAAGTGAGCAAAACTGCCACCACCAAGCGAACGGTGGGACTGAATAATCAGGCAATGGAGAACGTGTTTGTTGCAAATGACGGACCGCTTGCAAAGTTCAAAGCTGTGGGTGGCTTAATGGACGAGCGAAGTAAGGCAAAGAAAGCTAAAGAACTCACGAATAAAATTTCAACCACGTGTCCTGCCACTGTTACTTTAAAGATTCCTAAGATAAACTTTGCGGCTACATCCACCTCTACTATGAGTGCGGGACGCGGGCGTCCCGCGGGCAATCCGTTGAAAAACGTCCATTTGAAGAACTTAAGCGTTCAGCTCGAGAAATTAGCCGCCGAAAGAGCGCGTGCAGAACCCAGAATGCCCAAG AGAACCAATGGCTGGATGTTTATCGGTGAACCGCTGGACAAACCCTACTGTTAC GACGAGACAATTGTGATACGGCGATATTACAGCGGTGTTCAGCGTGGGGATGAGATCATCAACGTGAGGGATTCGGTTCTTCTAAAGTCAGGCACGCGTAAGAAAGATCCTCCATTTGTTGCGCGTGTTTCAGGACTCTGGGAAGAAGATGAAG GTCCGAATGCTGGCGAGATGATGATGAGTGTCTTTTGGTATTATCGTCCAGAACAGACTGAAGTCGGTAGAATCCCAAATTTTCATGGCGAT GTGGAAGTCATGGCGTCCAGACACAAGGATGATAACAGTGTGGCGTGTATTGTGGACAAATGTTACGTTCTAAGCTATCCCGAATATTGCAG ATTCCGTGCCCTCAACAGGCTCTTCCGGGAATTCAGGGAAGCCCCCATGTCTCCAGTTCCCCCAGGGGAAAGTACCAAACCTGGGTCAGTCCCTCACCCGCGCACGGATCCCAACCTTGTGTTCTTTTGCCGGCAAGTGTACGATTACCGTATGGGAAGGATCATAAAAAACCCGGTGTGA